One region of Vibrio pelagius genomic DNA includes:
- a CDS encoding IS3 family transposase (programmed frameshift), protein MKSITRRTQCDYSLAFKLDVVDQVERGELTYKQAQDKYGIQGCSTVLVWLRKHGRLDWSGGTPRFMKKGLPMSEFNSPPTPEQRIKELEKKLEDTKLRADFFEEVVKVMERDHGVRVVKKHKGGVVQEQNIAQLTVTRFCQIINISRQAYYKQCLIDDRNRQRDKALLSFVRETRIKQARIGTRKLKYMMEKAGMKVGRDYLFSLLKHHRLLVKVKRAYHRTTDSHHRFYCHPNKIKDGFKPERPEQLWVADITYLPTYEGNSYVSLITDAYSRKIVGYSVDDNMQTKAVKQAFIRALRERRNQESLIHHSDRGSQYCSKEYQDLHSRHKIVCSMTDGYDCYQNALAERVNGILKMEYLLKKPKDVAQARKMVAESVEIYNQMRPHTALKYKTPDEVHRAF, encoded by the exons ATGAAATCAATAACTAGACGAACTCAATGTGATTACTCCCTCGCTTTTAAATTGGATGTTGTTGATCAAGTCGAGCGAGGTGAACTGACTTACAAACAAGCACAAGACAAGTACGGCATACAAGGTTGTTCTACAGTATTAGTGTGGCTCCGAAAGCACGGTCGACTTGATTGGTCTGGGGGCACACCTCGATTCATGAAGAAAGGTTTACCTATGTCTGAATTCAATTCACCACCTACACCAGAGCAACGTATCAAAGAGTTAGAAAAGAAACTCGAGGATACCAAACTGAGGGCCGACTTCTTTGAAGAAGTAGTAAAAGTTATGGAACGAGACCATGGTGTCCGCGTCGTAAAAAAGCACAAAGGTG GCGTCGTCCAAGAGCAAAACATAGCTCAGCTCACGGTGACTAGATTTTGCCAAATCATCAATATATCTAGGCAAGCATATTATAAACAGTGTCTTATTGACGATCGTAACAGGCAGCGTGACAAAGCTCTTCTGAGCTTTGTTCGTGAAACTCGCATCAAACAGGCTCGAATAGGAACGAGAAAGCTTAAGTACATGATGGAAAAAGCTGGAATGAAAGTAGGTCGGGATTATCTATTTTCTCTGCTTAAACATCATCGGCTGCTTGTGAAGGTTAAACGTGCTTACCATCGAACAACGGATAGCCATCATAGGTTTTACTGCCACCCAAATAAAATAAAGGATGGCTTTAAGCCCGAAAGACCGGAACAGTTGTGGGTTGCTGATATTACTTACCTTCCAACCTATGAGGGAAACAGTTACGTCAGTCTTATCACTGATGCCTATTCCAGAAAGATCGTCGGATACAGCGTGGATGACAACATGCAGACGAAGGCCGTAAAACAAGCTTTTATAAGAGCTTTGAGAGAACGTCGAAATCAGGAAAGCTTAATCCATCACTCAGATAGAGGCTCACAGTACTGTTCAAAGGAGTACCAAGACTTACACTCTAGGCACAAGATCGTGTGTTCCATGACTGATGGATATGACTGCTATCAAAATGCCTTGGCAGAGAGAGTAAATGGTATTTTGAAAATGGAATACTTGTTGAAGAAACCTAAAGATGTTGCTCAGGCGAGAAAAATGGTCGCCGAGTCAGTAGAAATCTATAATCAGATGAGGCCACATACGGCCTTAAAATACAAAACGCCCGATGAAGTACATCGAGCGTTTTGA
- a CDS encoding DUF1107 family protein translates to MLREFSTYRPRQVARFVKVLFKGQFSIEGIGEFRFDQGKVLLPEVTDQKKLHVFKEVNGTIACMSM, encoded by the coding sequence ATGCTGCGTGAATTTTCTACTTACCGCCCTCGTCAAGTGGCGCGTTTCGTTAAAGTCCTATTCAAAGGTCAATTTAGCATCGAAGGTATCGGTGAATTTAGATTCGACCAAGGAAAAGTCCTTCTTCCTGAAGTGACAGACCAAAAAAAGCTCCATGTATTTAAAGAAGTGAATGGCACCATTGCGTGCATGTCGATGTAG